In one Melaminivora jejuensis genomic region, the following are encoded:
- a CDS encoding type I secretion system permease/ATPase, with protein sequence MSKPGFFARSELTQVLWSFRREFFMVGIFSMVANVLMLAPTLYMLQVYDRVLMSRSELTLLAMSLITLFLFAVMAFSEWMRSRVLVRSGLRLDALLGTRVFNASFDSYLQQEGSGPARAFGDLIQVRQFLTGQGIFAFFDAPWAPIYVAVLFFLHPLLGWMAIFFSLVQVALAWFGHRRTVAPAEAASLATSETNAYLQAKLRNAEVLESMGMVHNLRGHWLRRHVQTLGLQSTSQSMAHRITAWSKFIRYSQQSLALGAGALLVIEGQLSPGGMIASNVLMTRALAPIDMLVGTWRLFINARSAFGRLEALLGQYPEGDPALKRVAPKGELVLRDVVASAPGRSTPILKGIGTTIVQGAVTVVLGPSGSGKSTLARAMIGIWPGVAGEVLLDGLPVHSWDRGELGPHIGYLPQDVELFEGSIAENIARLGEVDSAKVIAAARSAGLHDMILRFPKGYDTPMGEAGNLLSGGQRQRIGLARALYGEPVLVVLDEPNANLDDVGEQALVRAVQQLKERGCTVVLITHRPGILAVADRLLILADGRVQADGPRDAVLAALRAQQEQAARNAQAAQAGQAGGGLAAQPA encoded by the coding sequence ATGAGCAAACCAGGTTTCTTTGCCCGCAGCGAACTCACGCAGGTGTTGTGGAGCTTTCGCCGCGAGTTCTTCATGGTGGGCATCTTCAGCATGGTGGCCAACGTGCTGATGCTGGCGCCCACGCTGTACATGCTGCAGGTCTATGACCGCGTGCTGATGAGCAGGAGCGAGCTGACGCTGCTGGCCATGTCGCTGATCACGCTGTTTCTGTTCGCGGTCATGGCGTTTTCCGAGTGGATGCGCTCGCGCGTGCTGGTGCGCTCGGGCCTGCGGCTGGACGCGCTGCTGGGCACGCGGGTGTTCAACGCCAGCTTCGACTCCTACCTGCAGCAAGAGGGCAGCGGCCCGGCGCGCGCCTTTGGCGACCTGATCCAGGTGCGCCAGTTCCTCACGGGCCAGGGCATCTTTGCCTTCTTCGACGCGCCCTGGGCGCCGATCTACGTGGCGGTGCTGTTCTTCCTGCACCCGCTGCTGGGCTGGATGGCGATCTTCTTCTCGCTGGTGCAAGTCGCCCTGGCCTGGTTCGGCCACCGGCGCACGGTGGCCCCGGCCGAGGCGGCCAGCCTGGCCACGTCCGAGACCAATGCCTACCTGCAGGCCAAGCTGCGCAACGCCGAGGTGCTCGAATCCATGGGCATGGTGCACAACCTGCGCGGGCACTGGCTGCGCCGGCACGTGCAGACGCTGGGCCTGCAGTCCACCTCGCAGTCCATGGCGCACCGCATCACCGCCTGGAGCAAGTTCATCCGCTACTCGCAGCAGTCGCTGGCGCTGGGCGCCGGGGCGCTGCTGGTCATCGAGGGCCAGCTCTCGCCCGGCGGCATGATCGCCTCCAACGTGCTGATGACGCGCGCGCTGGCGCCCATCGACATGCTGGTGGGCACCTGGCGGCTGTTCATCAACGCACGCTCGGCCTTTGGCCGGCTCGAAGCGCTGCTGGGCCAGTACCCCGAGGGCGATCCGGCGCTCAAGCGCGTGGCGCCCAAGGGCGAGCTGGTGCTGCGCGACGTGGTGGCCAGCGCGCCGGGGCGCAGCACGCCCATCCTCAAGGGCATCGGCACGACCATCGTGCAGGGTGCGGTGACGGTGGTGCTGGGGCCGTCCGGCTCGGGCAAATCGACGCTGGCGCGCGCCATGATCGGCATCTGGCCGGGCGTGGCGGGCGAGGTGCTGCTCGATGGCCTGCCGGTACATAGCTGGGATCGCGGCGAGTTGGGGCCGCACATCGGCTACCTGCCGCAGGACGTGGAGCTGTTCGAGGGCAGCATTGCCGAGAACATCGCGCGCCTGGGCGAGGTGGACTCGGCCAAGGTCATCGCCGCTGCCAGGAGCGCCGGGCTGCACGACATGATTCTGCGCTTTCCCAAGGGCTACGACACGCCCATGGGCGAGGCCGGCAACCTGCTGTCGGGCGGCCAGCGCCAGCGCATCGGCCTGGCGCGCGCGCTGTATGGCGAGCCGGTGCTGGTGGTGCTCGACGAGCCCAATGCCAATCTGGACGACGTGGGCGAGCAGGCGCTGGTGCGCGCCGTGCAGCAGCTCAAGGAGCGCGGCTGCACGGTGGTGCTGATCACGCACCGCCCGGGCATCCTGGCGGTGGCCGACCGGCTGCTGATCCTCGCTGATGGCCGCGTGCAGGCCGACGGCCCGCGCGACGCCGTGCTCGCTGCGCTGCGCGCCCAGCAGGAGCAGGCCGCGCGCAATGCGCAGGCGGCGCAGGCCGGGCAGGCGGGTGGTGGTCTAGCAGCGCAGCCGGCTTGA
- a CDS encoding HlyD family type I secretion periplasmic adaptor subunit → MATSLISSSQGSAGGALVDGAAGAPQPAAREARRAGRIGLLALAIGFGGFLLWAGLAPLDEGVPGQGMVAIDTKRKAVQHLSGGIVKEVLVREGQQVREGQPLLRLDEAVVRANYESVRQRYLGLRAMQGRLMAEQSGAGGVRFHPDLEKAASDPLIRQQMMNQEQLFQTRRNLLSSDLQSIEESIQGQQGLLGSYASMLDSRKSQLALVREELSHLRGLVAEGYAPRNRQLELERTVAEISSAIADLQGNTVRAQRAIGELRQRANSRRAEYRREVETQLADVDREVLAEEQKFKAVANDLERIEIKAPVDGQVVGLAVQTVGGVVQPGQKIMDIVPGNEDLLLEAHVAPHLIDRVHAGLPVDVRFNSFAHSPQLVVQGQVVSVSGDLLTDPATNMPYYLARVQLTPEGRAALGKRQLQPGMPVEVVFKTGERSMLTYLLHPLLKRMSASMKEE, encoded by the coding sequence ATGGCGACCTCTTTGATCTCCTCTTCCCAAGGCAGCGCCGGCGGTGCGCTGGTCGATGGCGCGGCTGGCGCGCCCCAGCCGGCAGCGCGCGAGGCGCGCCGTGCCGGGCGCATCGGCCTGCTGGCGCTGGCCATCGGCTTTGGCGGCTTTTTGCTGTGGGCCGGCCTGGCGCCGCTCGACGAGGGCGTGCCGGGCCAGGGCATGGTCGCCATCGACACCAAGCGCAAGGCGGTGCAGCACCTGTCGGGCGGCATCGTCAAGGAAGTGCTGGTGCGCGAGGGCCAGCAGGTGCGCGAGGGCCAGCCGCTGCTGCGCCTCGATGAAGCCGTGGTGCGCGCCAACTATGAATCCGTGCGCCAGCGCTACCTGGGCCTGCGCGCCATGCAGGGCCGGCTGATGGCCGAGCAGTCCGGCGCCGGCGGCGTGCGCTTCCACCCCGACCTGGAAAAAGCCGCCTCCGACCCGCTGATCCGCCAGCAGATGATGAACCAGGAACAACTGTTCCAGACCCGGCGCAACCTGTTGAGCTCGGACTTGCAGTCCATCGAGGAAAGCATCCAGGGCCAGCAAGGCCTGCTGGGTTCCTACGCCAGCATGTTGGACAGCCGCAAGAGCCAGCTGGCGCTGGTGCGCGAGGAGCTGAGCCACCTGCGCGGCCTGGTCGCCGAGGGCTATGCGCCGCGCAACCGCCAGCTCGAACTGGAGCGCACCGTGGCCGAGATCAGCAGCGCCATCGCCGACCTGCAGGGCAACACCGTGCGCGCCCAGCGCGCCATCGGCGAGCTGCGCCAGCGCGCCAACTCGCGGCGCGCCGAATACCGCCGCGAGGTCGAGACGCAACTGGCCGATGTCGATCGCGAAGTCCTGGCCGAGGAGCAGAAATTCAAGGCCGTGGCCAACGACCTGGAGCGCATCGAGATCAAGGCCCCCGTCGATGGCCAGGTGGTCGGCCTGGCGGTGCAGACCGTGGGCGGCGTGGTGCAGCCCGGCCAGAAGATCATGGACATCGTGCCCGGCAATGAAGACCTGCTGCTGGAGGCGCACGTCGCCCCGCACCTGATCGACCGCGTCCATGCCGGGCTGCCGGTGGACGTGCGTTTCAACTCGTTCGCGCACTCGCCGCAGCTGGTGGTGCAGGGGCAGGTGGTGTCGGTCTCGGGCGACTTGCTGACCGATCCGGCCACCAACATGCCGTACTACCTGGCGCGCGTGCAGCTCACCCCGGAAGGCCGCGCGGCGCTGGGCAAGCGCCAGCTGCAGCCCGGGATGCCGGTGGAGGTGGTCTTCAAGACCGGCGAGCGCTCCATGCTGACCTATCTGCTGCATCCGCTGCTCAAGCGCATGTCGGCGTCCATGAAGGAAGAGTGA
- a CDS encoding type I secretion system permease/ATPase — MKPAQAHKNAKAVAPGPSSPSELRAALAALTPYFRRAAGFSLLSGLLVLAPSGYMLEVYGRVVNSRSHTTLAMLTLLILGVYIVMELLEWARSELMRAASVELDERLRERIFRAIFDANLRRIPGGTQQPLNDFKQVREFLYAPVLLGIMESPVSIVMLVLLFLINPALGWSAIAFACVITLVAWINERATKPPLMQANRAAIAAQQYADGSLRNAQVIESMGMLRDVHARWMDKQREFLNLQAQASEAAGGFQALSKFLQTTLSSGLLGLGCWLLLHGTLNGGDVMMIMASVFGGRVVAPLVQAVTQWQSVVNVRDAWGRLDQLLSAVPAQPENMPLPAPRGQLQVEPLVAGAPGNAGQILRGVGFALNPGEVLAVVGPSASGKTTLARLLVGIWPAMAGKVRLDGADVFTWNKAELGPHVGYLPQGVELFDGSIAENIARFGEVDMARVEEAARAVGLHEFILGLPQGYDSPVGQGGARLSGGQRQRVGLARALYGNPVFVVLDEPNSSLDEEGDAALARAIAFMKSRGTTFVIMTHRTSVLAVADKMLVLREGQTQAFGPRDEVLAALQKAAQQAQQPPMAPARQLASAA, encoded by the coding sequence ATGAAACCCGCCCAAGCCCACAAAAACGCCAAGGCCGTCGCGCCTGGCCCATCGTCGCCCTCCGAGCTGCGCGCCGCGCTGGCCGCGCTCACGCCCTACTTCCGGCGTGCAGCGGGCTTCAGCCTGCTGTCGGGCCTGCTGGTGCTGGCGCCTTCGGGCTACATGCTGGAGGTCTATGGCCGGGTGGTCAACAGCCGCAGCCACACCACGCTGGCGATGCTCACGCTGCTGATCCTGGGCGTCTATATCGTCATGGAGCTGCTGGAGTGGGCGCGCAGCGAGCTGATGCGCGCCGCCAGCGTGGAGCTGGACGAGCGCCTGCGCGAGCGCATCTTCCGCGCCATCTTCGATGCCAACCTGCGCCGCATCCCGGGCGGCACGCAGCAGCCGCTCAATGACTTCAAGCAGGTGCGCGAATTCCTGTATGCGCCGGTGCTGCTGGGGATCATGGAGTCGCCCGTGTCCATCGTCATGCTGGTGCTGCTGTTCCTGATCAATCCGGCGCTGGGCTGGTCGGCCATCGCCTTTGCCTGTGTCATCACGCTGGTGGCCTGGATCAACGAGCGCGCCACCAAGCCGCCGCTGATGCAGGCCAACCGCGCCGCCATCGCCGCCCAGCAGTACGCCGACGGCTCGCTGCGCAACGCCCAGGTCATTGAGTCCATGGGCATGTTGCGCGATGTCCATGCGCGCTGGATGGACAAGCAGCGCGAATTCCTGAACCTGCAGGCCCAGGCGTCCGAGGCCGCCGGGGGCTTTCAGGCGCTGTCCAAGTTCCTGCAGACCACGCTCAGCTCGGGCCTGCTCGGGCTGGGCTGCTGGCTGCTGCTGCACGGCACGCTCAACGGCGGCGACGTGATGATGATCATGGCTTCGGTCTTCGGTGGCCGCGTGGTGGCGCCGCTGGTGCAGGCGGTGACGCAGTGGCAGTCGGTGGTCAACGTGCGCGACGCCTGGGGCCGGCTGGATCAATTGCTGTCCGCCGTGCCGGCGCAGCCCGAGAACATGCCGCTGCCGGCGCCGCGCGGCCAGCTCCAGGTGGAGCCGCTGGTGGCCGGCGCGCCGGGCAACGCCGGGCAGATCCTGCGCGGCGTGGGCTTTGCGCTCAACCCCGGCGAGGTGCTGGCCGTGGTCGGCCCCTCGGCCTCGGGCAAGACCACGCTGGCGCGGCTGCTGGTGGGCATCTGGCCGGCCATGGCCGGCAAGGTGCGCCTCGATGGCGCCGATGTCTTCACCTGGAACAAGGCTGAGCTGGGGCCGCACGTGGGCTATCTGCCGCAGGGCGTGGAGCTGTTCGATGGCAGCATCGCCGAGAACATCGCGCGCTTTGGCGAGGTGGACATGGCCCGGGTCGAGGAGGCGGCGCGCGCCGTCGGCCTGCACGAGTTCATCCTCGGCCTGCCGCAGGGTTACGACAGCCCGGTGGGGCAGGGCGGGGCGCGCCTGTCAGGCGGGCAGCGCCAGCGCGTGGGCCTGGCGCGGGCGCTGTACGGCAATCCGGTCTTCGTGGTGCTCGACGAGCCCAACTCCAGTCTGGACGAGGAGGGCGATGCGGCCCTGGCGCGTGCCATCGCGTTCATGAAGTCGCGCGGCACCACCTTCGTCATCATGACGCACCGCACCAGCGTGCTGGCCGTGGCCGACAAGATGCTGGTGCTGCGCGAGGGGCAGACCCAGGCCTTCGGCCCGCGCGATGAAGTGCTGGCGGCGCTGCAAAAGGCCGCCCAGCAGGCGCAGCAGCCGCCCATGGCCCCGGCGCGCCAACTCGCGTCCGCCGCCTGA